One Choloepus didactylus isolate mChoDid1 chromosome 8, mChoDid1.pri, whole genome shotgun sequence DNA window includes the following coding sequences:
- the AAAS gene encoding aladin isoform X2 produces MEWINLPVLHLTKDPLKTPGRLDHGTRTAFIHHRERVWKRCINIWRDVGLFGVLNEIANSEEEVFEWVKTASSWALALCRWASSLHGSLFPHLSLRSEDLIAEFAQVTNWSSCCLRVFAWHPHTNKFAVALLDDSIRVYNANSTIVPSLKHRLQRNVAALAWKPLSASVLAVACQSCILIWTLDPTSLSTRPSSGCAQVLFHPGHTPVTSLAWAPNGGRLLSASPVDAAILVWDVSTETCVPLPWFRGGGVTNLLWSPDGSKVLATTPSAVFRVWEAQMWTCERWPTLSGRCQTGCWSPDGNRLLFTVLGEPLIYSLLFPEHCREGKGHVGGAKSATIVADLSETTIQTPDGEKRLGGEAHSMVWDPSGERLAVLMKGNPHIQDGKSVILLFRTRNSPVFELLPCGIIQGEPGAQAQLITFHPSFNKGALLSVCWSTGRIAHIPLYFVNAQFPRFSPVLGRAQEPPAGGGGSIHDLPLFTETSRTSAPWDPLLGPPPARPHSPHTHL; encoded by the exons ATGGAG TGGATCAATCTTCCTGTCCTACACCTGACCAAGGATCCCCTGAAAACCCCTGGGAGGCTGGATCACGGCACAAGAACCGCCTTCATCCACCATCGGGAGCGAGTCTGGAAAAGATGCATCAACATTTG GCGTGATGTGGGCCTTTTTGGTGTGCTGAATGAAATTGCAAACTCGGAGGAAGAGG TGTTTGAGTGGGTGAAGACGGCATCCAGCTGGGCCCTGGCACTCTGTCGGTGGGCCTCCTCCCTCCATGGATCCCTGTTCCCTCACCTCTCT CTCAGGAGTGAAGATCTGATTGCTGAATTTGCCCAAGTCACAAACTG GTCCAGCTGTTGCTTGAGGGTCTTTGCATGGCACCCCCATACCAACAAGTTTGCGGTGGCCCTGCTGGATGATTCTATCCGTGTGTATAATGCCAACAG CACTATAGTTCCTTCCCTGAAGCACCGGCTGCAGCGAAATGTGGCGGCTCTAGCCTGGAAGCCCCTCAGTGCCTCTGTCTTGGCTGTGGCCTGCCAGAGCTGCATTCTCATCTGGACTCTGGACCCTACCTCCTTGTCTACCAG ACCCTCTTCTGGCTGTGCCCAGGTGCTCTTTCACCCTGGGCACACACCTGTCACCAGCTTGGCCTGGGCCCCCAATGGGGGGCGGCTACTCTCAGCTTCACCTGTGGATGCTGCCATCCTG GTATGGGATGTCTCAACAGAGACCTGTGTCCCCCTTCCCTGGTTCCGAGGAGGTGGAGTCACCAACCTTCTCTGGTCCCCAGATGGCAGCAAAGTCCTGGCTACTACCCCTTCAGCTGTCTTTCG GGTCTGGGAGGCCCAAATGTGGACTTGCGAGAGGTGGCCTACTCTATCAGGACGCTGTCAG ACTGGCTGCTGGAGCCCAGATGGAAACCGACTTTTGTTCACTGTCCTTGGGGAACCACTGATTTACTCCTTGTTATTCCCAGAACATTGTC GTGAGGGAAAGGGACACGTTGGAGGTGCAAAGTCAGCAACAATTGTGGCAGATCTGTCCGAGACAACAATACAGACACCAGATGGAGAGAAGAG ACTTGGGGGAGAGGCTCATTCCATGGTTTGGGACCCCAGCGGGGAGCGTTTGGCTGTGCTCATGAAAG GAAATCCACACATACAGGATGGTAAATCAGTCATCCTCCTTTTTCGCACTCGCAACAGTCCTGTGTTTGAACTGCTCCCCTG TGGTATTATCCAGGGGGAACCAGGAGCCCAggcccagctcatcactttccatCCGTCTTTCAACAAAGGGGCCCTGCTTAGTGTG TGCTGGTCCACTGGCCGAATTGCCCACATCCCTCTGTATTTTGTCAATGCCCAGTTTCCACGTTTTAGCCCAGTGCTTGGCCGGGCCCAGGAGCCCCCAGCTGGGGGCGGAGGCTCTATTCATGACCTGCCTCTCTTTACTGAGACGTCCCGAACCTCTGCCCCTTGGGACCCTCTCCTAGGGCCACCGCCTGCTCGGCCCCACTCCCCTCACACTCACCTCTAA
- the AAAS gene encoding aladin isoform X1 yields the protein MCSLGLFPPPPPRGQVTLYEHNNELVTGNSYDSPPPDFRGQWINLPVLHLTKDPLKTPGRLDHGTRTAFIHHRERVWKRCINIWRDVGLFGVLNEIANSEEEVFEWVKTASSWALALCRWASSLHGSLFPHLSLRSEDLIAEFAQVTNWSSCCLRVFAWHPHTNKFAVALLDDSIRVYNANSTIVPSLKHRLQRNVAALAWKPLSASVLAVACQSCILIWTLDPTSLSTRPSSGCAQVLFHPGHTPVTSLAWAPNGGRLLSASPVDAAILVWDVSTETCVPLPWFRGGGVTNLLWSPDGSKVLATTPSAVFRVWEAQMWTCERWPTLSGRCQTGCWSPDGNRLLFTVLGEPLIYSLLFPEHCREGKGHVGGAKSATIVADLSETTIQTPDGEKRLGGEAHSMVWDPSGERLAVLMKGNPHIQDGKSVILLFRTRNSPVFELLPCGIIQGEPGAQAQLITFHPSFNKGALLSVCWSTGRIAHIPLYFVNAQFPRFSPVLGRAQEPPAGGGGSIHDLPLFTETSRTSAPWDPLLGPPPARPHSPHTHL from the exons TGGATCAATCTTCCTGTCCTACACCTGACCAAGGATCCCCTGAAAACCCCTGGGAGGCTGGATCACGGCACAAGAACCGCCTTCATCCACCATCGGGAGCGAGTCTGGAAAAGATGCATCAACATTTG GCGTGATGTGGGCCTTTTTGGTGTGCTGAATGAAATTGCAAACTCGGAGGAAGAGG TGTTTGAGTGGGTGAAGACGGCATCCAGCTGGGCCCTGGCACTCTGTCGGTGGGCCTCCTCCCTCCATGGATCCCTGTTCCCTCACCTCTCT CTCAGGAGTGAAGATCTGATTGCTGAATTTGCCCAAGTCACAAACTG GTCCAGCTGTTGCTTGAGGGTCTTTGCATGGCACCCCCATACCAACAAGTTTGCGGTGGCCCTGCTGGATGATTCTATCCGTGTGTATAATGCCAACAG CACTATAGTTCCTTCCCTGAAGCACCGGCTGCAGCGAAATGTGGCGGCTCTAGCCTGGAAGCCCCTCAGTGCCTCTGTCTTGGCTGTGGCCTGCCAGAGCTGCATTCTCATCTGGACTCTGGACCCTACCTCCTTGTCTACCAG ACCCTCTTCTGGCTGTGCCCAGGTGCTCTTTCACCCTGGGCACACACCTGTCACCAGCTTGGCCTGGGCCCCCAATGGGGGGCGGCTACTCTCAGCTTCACCTGTGGATGCTGCCATCCTG GTATGGGATGTCTCAACAGAGACCTGTGTCCCCCTTCCCTGGTTCCGAGGAGGTGGAGTCACCAACCTTCTCTGGTCCCCAGATGGCAGCAAAGTCCTGGCTACTACCCCTTCAGCTGTCTTTCG GGTCTGGGAGGCCCAAATGTGGACTTGCGAGAGGTGGCCTACTCTATCAGGACGCTGTCAG ACTGGCTGCTGGAGCCCAGATGGAAACCGACTTTTGTTCACTGTCCTTGGGGAACCACTGATTTACTCCTTGTTATTCCCAGAACATTGTC GTGAGGGAAAGGGACACGTTGGAGGTGCAAAGTCAGCAACAATTGTGGCAGATCTGTCCGAGACAACAATACAGACACCAGATGGAGAGAAGAG ACTTGGGGGAGAGGCTCATTCCATGGTTTGGGACCCCAGCGGGGAGCGTTTGGCTGTGCTCATGAAAG GAAATCCACACATACAGGATGGTAAATCAGTCATCCTCCTTTTTCGCACTCGCAACAGTCCTGTGTTTGAACTGCTCCCCTG TGGTATTATCCAGGGGGAACCAGGAGCCCAggcccagctcatcactttccatCCGTCTTTCAACAAAGGGGCCCTGCTTAGTGTG TGCTGGTCCACTGGCCGAATTGCCCACATCCCTCTGTATTTTGTCAATGCCCAGTTTCCACGTTTTAGCCCAGTGCTTGGCCGGGCCCAGGAGCCCCCAGCTGGGGGCGGAGGCTCTATTCATGACCTGCCTCTCTTTACTGAGACGTCCCGAACCTCTGCCCCTTGGGACCCTCTCCTAGGGCCACCGCCTGCTCGGCCCCACTCCCCTCACACTCACCTCTAA